One window from the genome of Lentibacillus daqui encodes:
- a CDS encoding phospholipase yields the protein MPRKRNRGYHHERCLFPGYRWCGPGCSGPGAPINAVDAACKAHDLCYQIHGHRCRCDQEFMRRLRPLINPHTPEGRHARTMYRYMRIKSLFTC from the coding sequence ATGCCAAGAAAAAGAAACAGAGGATACCATCACGAGCGTTGTCTATTTCCAGGTTATCGCTGGTGCGGACCAGGTTGTAGCGGCCCTGGTGCACCGATAAATGCAGTGGATGCTGCTTGTAAAGCACACGACCTATGTTACCAAATCCATGGGCATCGATGCAGATGTGATCAAGAATTTATGCGCCGCCTTCGTCCACTGATTAATCCACATACACCGGAGGGACGACATGCTCGTACAATGTATCGTTATATGCGAATAAAATCATTGTTTACATGCTAG
- a CDS encoding D-serine ammonia-lyase yields MAFTEQQLQNWTKEYPLLQDILNLQPVVWLHPSRKESHATLPIDETDMVEAALLWKRFAPFLAKAFPETHGIVESPLRPIPSVKEQLISHYRLPFAGDLYLKCDNELPIAGSIKARGGIYEILHYAEKLALDEGLITKGANYEKFASEAFQAFFKQYSIGVGSTGNLGLSIGIISAKLGFDVTVYMSSDAKQWKKDLLRDKGATVKEFTGDFSEAIREGRKRTEADPQGYFVDDEDSRHLFLGYSVAALRLKEQLEQQQILVDQNHPLFVYLPCGVGGSPGGITFGLKQIFGDYVHCFFVEPIHSPAVLIGLLTGEQDRLSVQDFGLDNRTEADGLAVGRPSHFATAISNQYISGIYTLADDDLFKQLYMLADSEGIFVEPSAAAGLSGPGKVAQTSYASDHHLNMDQATHIVWATGGSLVPKKEMEQFYEKGKILMRNLK; encoded by the coding sequence ATGGCATTTACCGAACAGCAATTACAAAACTGGACGAAAGAATATCCTTTGCTGCAAGACATTCTTAATTTACAACCGGTTGTATGGCTTCATCCTTCAAGAAAAGAATCTCATGCTACTTTACCTATAGATGAAACGGATATGGTCGAGGCAGCGCTATTATGGAAACGTTTTGCACCGTTTTTAGCTAAGGCATTTCCGGAAACGCATGGTATTGTTGAATCTCCATTACGCCCCATACCATCCGTAAAGGAGCAGCTTATCAGCCATTATAGGCTGCCGTTTGCTGGTGATCTGTACCTGAAATGTGATAATGAACTGCCGATTGCCGGCTCGATTAAGGCCCGGGGCGGGATTTATGAAATTTTACATTATGCGGAAAAACTGGCATTAGATGAGGGGCTGATCACCAAAGGTGCCAACTATGAAAAATTTGCAAGTGAAGCATTTCAAGCATTTTTTAAGCAATATTCGATCGGTGTCGGTTCTACCGGGAATTTGGGATTAAGTATTGGTATTATTAGTGCCAAATTGGGATTTGATGTCACGGTTTATATGTCTAGTGATGCGAAACAATGGAAAAAGGATTTATTACGAGACAAAGGGGCTACCGTAAAAGAATTCACCGGTGACTTTAGTGAAGCAATTCGGGAGGGGCGAAAAAGGACAGAGGCGGATCCACAGGGTTATTTTGTTGATGATGAGGATTCCAGACATTTATTTTTGGGATATAGTGTAGCAGCCTTAAGACTAAAAGAACAACTGGAACAACAGCAAATTCTGGTTGATCAAAATCACCCGCTTTTTGTGTATCTTCCTTGTGGTGTTGGTGGTTCGCCAGGTGGTATTACATTCGGGTTGAAACAAATATTCGGTGACTATGTCCATTGTTTTTTTGTTGAGCCGATCCATTCCCCCGCCGTACTAATTGGTCTTTTGACCGGTGAGCAGGATAGATTATCTGTCCAGGACTTTGGCCTTGATAATCGAACAGAAGCAGACGGCCTGGCTGTTGGACGTCCTTCGCATTTTGCTACGGCCATTAGCAATCAATATATTAGCGGCATCTATACGCTGGCCGACGATGACTTGTTCAAACAATTATATATGCTTGCTGATAGTGAAGGGATATTTGTTGAACCATCAGCTGCAGCGGGGTTATCTGGGCCTGGTAAAGTTGCCCAAACCAGCTATGCGAGCGATCATCACTTAAATATGGACCAAGCAACACATATCGTATGGGCAACAGGTGGTTCACTTGTGCCCAAAAAAGAAATGGAACAGTTTTATGAAAAAGGAAAAATACTCATGCGTAACCTGAAATAG
- a CDS encoding DNA-formamidopyrimidine glycosylase family protein, whose amino-acid sequence MPELPEMETYKTLLTQQIVGKKITEVIVNRNKSINMDSDEFIQKVLNQKVEAIERRAKYLLFHLENGSCLLLHLMLGGFMFMGRKRKDRIAQCKFN is encoded by the coding sequence ATGCCGGAATTACCGGAAATGGAAACATATAAGACATTATTAACGCAACAAATTGTCGGAAAAAAGATCACTGAAGTAATCGTTAATCGAAATAAGTCGATCAATATGGATTCGGATGAATTTATTCAGAAGGTACTGAATCAAAAGGTAGAAGCGATTGAACGCCGGGCTAAATACTTGCTATTTCATCTTGAAAATGGTTCCTGCCTATTATTGCATTTGATGCTTGGTGGCTTCATGTTTATGGGAAGGAAGAGGAAAGACCGGATCGCACAGTGCAAGTTCAATTAA
- a CDS encoding sulfonate ABC transporter substrate-binding protein, which translates to MGKRFLLLLSMLFVIAVFSGCSKGESAPSDVEQDHVIRIGYQKNGPLVILKSLGTLEEQLNSLGYTVEWKLFQEGPALVEALNAGSIDFGRTGNSPVIFAQAANTDFQIVAAGKSKFQGSGILVPKDSDIKSIANLKNKTVSFAKGSSSHYLLAKALEKSGLKYSDITPAFLSPGDARIAFEQGDVDAMVVWDPFTASTELFSDATLLVNGEGFTTDRDFFITTNEFAKEHQDLVDVVMEEVKKSSEWANNNHDELVSMLTPILNIEEEAMKKSVERRTYGVDPINEQIIKEQQEIADTFYRLNIIPKKINVADIMKK; encoded by the coding sequence ATGGGAAAAAGATTTCTATTGTTGCTTAGCATGTTATTTGTTATTGCTGTTTTTTCCGGTTGTTCAAAGGGAGAAAGTGCCCCTTCTGATGTCGAACAAGATCATGTGATTCGGATTGGTTATCAGAAGAATGGCCCCCTCGTTATTTTAAAGTCACTTGGTACATTGGAGGAGCAACTGAATTCACTTGGATACACAGTGGAATGGAAGTTATTCCAGGAAGGGCCCGCTTTAGTCGAAGCATTAAACGCTGGCAGTATTGATTTTGGAAGAACCGGAAATTCCCCAGTCATTTTTGCTCAGGCTGCAAATACCGACTTCCAAATTGTTGCGGCTGGAAAATCCAAATTTCAGGGAAGTGGTATCCTAGTGCCAAAGGATTCTGATATCAAATCCATTGCTAATTTAAAGAATAAAACGGTGAGTTTTGCCAAAGGGTCCAGTTCACATTATTTATTGGCAAAAGCATTGGAAAAATCCGGTTTGAAGTATTCAGATATTACACCGGCTTTTCTGTCTCCAGGAGATGCACGAATTGCTTTTGAACAAGGAGATGTGGATGCCATGGTAGTTTGGGACCCATTTACCGCGTCAACAGAGCTTTTTTCTGACGCGACCTTACTTGTTAACGGAGAAGGATTTACTACCGATCGCGATTTCTTTATCACAACAAACGAGTTTGCCAAGGAACATCAAGACTTGGTTGATGTCGTAATGGAAGAGGTAAAAAAATCATCCGAGTGGGCAAATAACAACCACGATGAACTGGTCAGCATGCTTACACCGATCTTAAATATTGAGGAAGAAGCAATGAAAAAGTCGGTAGAGCGTCGGACTTATGGGGTAGATCCGATTAATGAGCAGATTATCAAAGAACAACAGGAAATTGCCGATACATTTTATCGATTGAATATCATACCGAAGAAGATAAATGTAGCAGATATCATGAAGAAATAA
- a CDS encoding MFS transporter, producing the protein MASTSKNKGMTIVAIGSIPLIMTLGNSMLIPMLPEMKSTLKLSQMQVSLTITVFSIAAAILIPVVGYLSDRFSRKIVIVPSLVLFGLGGLLAGVGAAFFSHAYMWILIGRIIQGIGAAGTAPIAMALTGDLFKGGEQSRVLGIFEASNGLGKVLSPVLGSLFALITWFSVFFVFPVISLISALLSLIFIKEKSNRQTPPPFAKYMHGLLSVFKHEGRWIITTYLAGGTCLFTLFGILFFLSDVLEKTYKIDGIIKGLILAIPLLVMVTTSYITGTQIGKNLERMKKLSVLGLILMTISYGSLVFLEKLIPFLAVLAISSVGAGLVLPCVNSIITGAVGKERRGFVTSLYGSVRFLGVALGPPIFSRLMDWSRTGMFVSIAVLTLIVALLMLTLIHVKGKDGKENKNTTFRYNYM; encoded by the coding sequence GTGGCATCCACATCAAAAAATAAGGGAATGACCATCGTCGCCATTGGATCGATTCCGCTGATCATGACATTAGGAAATTCGATGTTAATCCCGATGCTGCCGGAGATGAAATCCACCTTAAAACTTTCACAAATGCAGGTGAGCCTGACAATTACCGTCTTTTCGATCGCGGCAGCCATTTTAATCCCTGTCGTCGGTTATCTTTCTGACCGGTTTTCGCGAAAAATTGTTATTGTCCCCTCACTTGTTTTATTTGGATTGGGCGGACTGCTTGCGGGAGTTGGTGCGGCTTTTTTTTCACATGCGTATATGTGGATTCTGATTGGCCGAATCATTCAAGGGATTGGTGCAGCCGGGACAGCACCCATCGCAATGGCCTTGACCGGTGATTTATTCAAGGGCGGAGAACAGAGTCGTGTTCTAGGGATTTTTGAGGCATCCAACGGGTTGGGGAAAGTGTTATCCCCAGTTCTAGGGTCGTTATTTGCGTTAATTACCTGGTTTTCCGTGTTTTTTGTATTCCCGGTTATCAGTCTGATTTCTGCTTTACTTTCGTTAATTTTTATTAAAGAAAAGAGCAACCGGCAAACACCACCGCCATTCGCCAAATACATGCATGGGCTGTTGAGTGTATTTAAACATGAAGGAAGATGGATTATTACAACATATCTCGCAGGTGGCACCTGTTTATTTACCTTATTTGGTATCCTTTTCTTTTTATCTGACGTATTGGAAAAGACATATAAAATTGACGGTATTATAAAGGGGCTCATACTCGCAATCCCGTTACTTGTTATGGTTACGACGTCCTATATCACGGGAACCCAGATCGGAAAGAATTTGGAAAGAATGAAAAAATTATCAGTGCTTGGACTTATATTGATGACAATTTCCTATGGTTCACTCGTATTCCTGGAAAAATTAATCCCATTTCTAGCTGTTCTGGCCATCAGCAGTGTTGGAGCCGGACTCGTTCTGCCGTGCGTAAATAGTATTATTACTGGTGCTGTTGGTAAAGAACGCAGAGGTTTTGTTACCTCACTGTATGGCTCTGTCCGTTTTCTTGGTGTTGCCTTGGGGCCGCCGATATTTTCCCGGCTGATGGATTGGTCGCGAACTGGCATGTTTGTTTCCATCGCCGTCCTGACACTCATCGTTGCCCTGCTTATGCTAACATTAATTCATGTCAAAGGAAAAGACGGAAAGGAAAATAAAAATACAACTTTTCGTTATAACTATATGTAG
- a CDS encoding ABC transporter permease subunit: MGRKINRSAAKITPWLIPLLLLFGWQFLSWVGAIPERILPAPTQVFAAGVELFSTGELVNHVGISLSRALIGFLIGGVIGFLFGLFNGVFKIADLFFDTSIQMLRNIPHLALIPLVILWFGIDETSKIFLVALGVLFPVYINTYHGIKSVDKKLIEMGKAYGLKGVGLFFHVILPGAMSSILVGIRFSLGVMWLTLIVAETISAHSGIGFMAMNAREFMQMDVIVLSIVLYALFGKLSDIIARYLERRLLKWDM, from the coding sequence GTGGGACGTAAAATAAATCGATCAGCTGCAAAAATCACTCCTTGGCTAATCCCGCTGCTATTATTATTTGGATGGCAGTTTTTATCATGGGTAGGAGCTATTCCGGAAAGGATTTTACCTGCACCAACCCAGGTATTTGCAGCTGGTGTTGAACTTTTTTCAACGGGTGAATTGGTTAATCATGTAGGAATCAGTTTAAGCAGGGCTTTAATCGGTTTTCTGATTGGCGGGGTTATTGGCTTTTTATTTGGATTATTTAATGGTGTGTTTAAAATAGCTGATCTATTCTTTGATACGTCGATACAAATGCTCAGAAATATCCCGCATTTGGCCTTGATTCCACTTGTTATTTTATGGTTTGGCATTGATGAAACCTCGAAAATATTTTTGGTTGCCCTGGGAGTGCTGTTTCCGGTCTATATTAATACGTATCATGGGATCAAATCCGTTGACAAAAAATTAATTGAAATGGGTAAAGCTTACGGACTAAAGGGGGTCGGATTATTTTTCCACGTCATTTTACCGGGGGCAATGTCTTCCATATTAGTCGGTATACGCTTTTCGTTAGGGGTCATGTGGCTAACCCTGATCGTCGCTGAAACAATTTCTGCACATTCAGGAATCGGTTTTATGGCGATGAATGCCCGCGAGTTTATGCAAATGGATGTGATTGTGCTTAGTATTGTTCTTTATGCTTTGTTTGGAAAGTTATCTGATATTATTGCCAGATATTTGGAGAGAAGATTACTTAAATGGGATATGTAG
- a CDS encoding zinc finger domain-containing protein has protein sequence MRLGYLHLYSPEVEGKLKDIGPEPLDVNFSLDTFIEALQQRRGKLKTTLVDQEFLAGVGNRYSDEIAWHAHVLPERHVNDLNDQERNRLFQSIRFILQRAIQYGGYMEQPLFKDDTLTGGYVDNTYVYNREGEACKRCSTPIVKDKISSRKTFFCPICQN, from the coding sequence TTGCGATTAGGTTATCTTCATCTTTATTCTCCAGAGGTGGAAGGGAAGTTAAAGGATATTGGTCCCGAGCCACTTGATGTGAATTTCTCACTTGATACCTTTATAGAGGCACTGCAACAACGACGTGGTAAATTAAAAACAACATTGGTTGACCAGGAATTTCTGGCGGGAGTTGGCAATCGTTATTCCGATGAGATTGCCTGGCATGCGCATGTGTTACCAGAACGCCATGTTAATGACCTGAATGATCAGGAAAGAAACCGGCTATTTCAGTCTATCAGGTTTATTCTTCAGCGAGCTATCCAGTATGGCGGATACATGGAACAACCACTATTTAAAGACGATACATTAACAGGCGGGTACGTTGACAATACATATGTTTATAACAGGGAGGGGGAGGCCTGTAAACGCTGTAGCACCCCGATAGTTAAAGATAAAATATCATCCCGAAAAACGTTCTTTTGCCCGATATGT
- a CDS encoding YqhV family protein, with amino-acid sequence MMFTVLGKAIVVMALIRILSGCMEIFAAYLMIRFNEIDKALIINSSIALIDPLILLLTTAIGVAAIADRLSIGKFVFIIIGVAFILYGIKK; translated from the coding sequence ATGATGTTTACCGTTTTGGGAAAAGCTATTGTTGTTATGGCGCTTATCCGAATTTTATCGGGGTGCATGGAGATATTTGCGGCTTATCTAATGATACGATTTAATGAAATTGATAAAGCACTGATTATTAATAGTTCCATCGCTTTGATTGACCCGTTGATTTTGCTCTTGACAACTGCAATTGGTGTTGCGGCCATTGCAGACAGACTATCGATTGGAAAATTTGTTTTTATTATTATCGGTGTTGCGTTTATACTTTACGGGATTAAAAAATGA
- a CDS encoding 5'-3' exonuclease yields MSVRNKILLVDGMALLFRGFYATAFRGNFMKTKQGVPTNGIYQFLRYFLDAVEKFAPTHVVCCWDMGSKTFRTDLFAGYKANRGEPPEELIPQFDLVKEVVAAFDMPNVGVENFEADDCIGTLAQLYKIENDVLILTGDQDILQLVDDGIEVAIMKKGQGNYDVFTNDNFHEKRGISPKQIIDLKGLMGDTSDNYPGVKGIGKKTALKLIKEYDSIDNLLQNMEQLPKGVRNKIETNMDMLQLSRELAEIKCDVPINCSLETAVWQYDKNKINDKFMELDFTHMVKLIG; encoded by the coding sequence ATGAGCGTGCGAAACAAGATATTGCTGGTTGATGGAATGGCCCTGTTATTTCGAGGCTTTTATGCAACAGCCTTCCGAGGAAATTTTATGAAGACGAAACAAGGGGTACCGACCAACGGGATTTATCAGTTTTTACGGTATTTCCTTGATGCTGTCGAAAAATTTGCCCCCACCCATGTAGTCTGTTGCTGGGACATGGGAAGCAAAACGTTTCGGACAGATTTATTCGCCGGATATAAAGCCAATCGCGGGGAGCCCCCAGAAGAACTGATCCCGCAATTTGATTTAGTCAAAGAGGTTGTTGCAGCATTTGATATGCCAAATGTTGGTGTTGAAAATTTTGAAGCAGATGATTGCATTGGTACGTTGGCTCAGCTTTATAAAATAGAAAATGACGTCCTGATTTTAACTGGCGATCAGGATATTCTGCAACTGGTTGACGATGGAATTGAAGTCGCGATCATGAAAAAGGGACAAGGTAATTATGATGTTTTTACGAACGATAATTTTCATGAAAAACGAGGGATATCACCGAAACAAATCATTGATTTAAAAGGGTTAATGGGTGATACGTCCGATAATTACCCGGGTGTAAAGGGAATTGGCAAGAAGACAGCGTTAAAACTAATTAAAGAATATGATTCGATTGATAATTTACTCCAAAATATGGAGCAGTTGCCAAAGGGTGTCCGAAATAAAATTGAAACCAATATGGACATGTTGCAGCTATCAAGGGAATTAGCTGAAATTAAATGCGATGTTCCGATTAACTGTTCGCTGGAGACAGCGGTATGGCAATATGATAAAAACAAAATCAATGATAAATTTATGGAGCTGGATTTTACCCATATGGTGAAATTAATTGGATAG
- a CDS encoding hemolysin family protein codes for MEIVNLLMVVILVLLTGFFVATEFAIVKVRTTRIDHLIGEGNKNAVYAKKLIDNLDAYLSACQLGITVTALGIGWLGEPAIASLLQPFFHNLEINSSVSHIISIVIAFLIITFLHVVVGELAPKTIAIQKAEFITLWLGRPLIWFYKIMYPFIWVLNGSARLIIRLFGFKPMQEHEIAHSEEELRLILSESYKSGEINQSEMMYVNNIFEFDDRLAKEIMTPRMEMVCFFKEDSFKDNLDVIREGQYTRYPVADDDKDHIVGLVNLKEIFTGHIENEQKSIERYIRPIIHVSEVTPIKEVLIKMQKERIHMAIVIDEYGGTAGLLTVEDILEEIVGDIRDEFDVDEKPRIEKVTNTTTIVDGKVLLDDINEQIGTNLAEEEVDTIGGWIIANNLDARKGTTVEHEGFQFVVDEIDGYQIKKVKIVRN; via the coding sequence TTGGAAATAGTTAACTTACTTATGGTTGTCATATTGGTCTTGTTAACAGGATTCTTTGTGGCAACCGAATTTGCGATTGTAAAAGTTCGAACAACTCGTATTGATCATTTAATCGGGGAAGGAAATAAGAACGCTGTATATGCGAAGAAACTAATCGATAATTTGGATGCTTATTTATCTGCTTGCCAATTAGGTATTACGGTTACAGCATTGGGTATAGGATGGCTGGGTGAACCAGCAATTGCAAGTCTTCTGCAACCGTTTTTTCATAATTTGGAAATAAATTCATCGGTTTCCCATATCATATCGATTGTAATCGCCTTTTTGATCATCACTTTTCTGCATGTGGTTGTTGGTGAATTAGCACCTAAAACTATTGCTATTCAAAAGGCTGAATTTATTACACTTTGGTTAGGCAGACCACTTATTTGGTTTTATAAAATCATGTACCCGTTTATTTGGGTTTTAAATGGATCCGCGAGATTAATAATAAGACTGTTCGGCTTTAAACCGATGCAAGAACATGAGATAGCCCACTCAGAGGAAGAATTACGCTTAATTCTTTCGGAAAGCTATAAAAGTGGAGAAATAAATCAATCCGAAATGATGTATGTTAACAATATTTTCGAATTTGACGATCGTCTGGCAAAAGAAATTATGACACCTCGAATGGAAATGGTATGTTTCTTCAAAGAGGATAGCTTCAAGGATAATTTAGATGTTATCCGTGAAGGGCAGTATACGAGATACCCTGTTGCGGATGATGATAAAGACCATATTGTTGGGTTAGTGAATCTTAAGGAAATTTTTACAGGGCATATTGAAAACGAACAGAAATCAATTGAACGTTACATTAGGCCGATTATTCATGTTTCAGAGGTAACTCCGATTAAAGAAGTATTAATCAAAATGCAGAAGGAACGTATTCATATGGCAATCGTTATTGATGAATATGGTGGAACAGCAGGTTTGCTAACGGTTGAAGATATATTGGAAGAAATCGTCGGGGATATTCGTGATGAATTTGATGTTGATGAAAAACCAAGGATTGAAAAAGTAACAAATACAACAACAATTGTTGATGGAAAGGTACTACTGGATGATATTAATGAGCAAATAGGAACAAACCTGGCGGAAGAAGAAGTGGATACGATCGGTGGTTGGATTATTGCCAATAATCTAGATGCCCGAAAAGGAACAACTGTTGAACACGAAGGATTTCAATTTGTTGTTGATGAGATTGACGGCTATCAGATAAAGAAAGTGAAAATAGTAAGGAACTAA
- a CDS encoding YjcZ family sporulation protein: MSYGGGGGGFALIVVLFILLIIVGVSFVGGGMY; this comes from the coding sequence ATGAGTTATGGCGGCGGTGGTGGTGGCTTTGCATTGATTGTCGTGCTCTTTATCTTGCTGATTATCGTTGGTGTCAGCTTTGTCGGTGGCGGAATGTATTAA
- a CDS encoding ATP-binding cassette domain-containing protein, whose translation MKVIPEQKSHVLLESVKKSYTNRPVLKGLDLSIKKGEFVAIVGKSGCGKSTLLRLIAGLEGVNEGSIYINDNELNHLNEQARIMFQDGRLLPWKKVFDNVCIGLPKDAKEKVVQALKQVGLEERMDDYPAKLSGGQQQRVALARALVHDPSLLLLDEPLGALDALTRIEMQDLIEALWKKNNFTSILVTHDVEEAVSLADRVVLIENGTISLDQVIHLPRPRQRSHPAFTMYIEEILGRIMEHKQAKDFVM comes from the coding sequence GTGAAAGTAATTCCGGAACAAAAAAGTCATGTTCTACTTGAAAGTGTAAAAAAAAGCTATACTAATCGACCAGTTTTAAAAGGACTGGATCTCAGCATCAAAAAGGGGGAATTTGTCGCAATCGTTGGAAAGAGTGGATGTGGAAAAAGTACATTACTTCGCCTCATCGCTGGTTTGGAAGGGGTAAATGAAGGTTCTATTTATATTAATGATAACGAGCTGAATCATTTAAATGAACAGGCACGGATCATGTTTCAGGACGGACGTCTGCTCCCCTGGAAGAAAGTGTTTGATAACGTATGTATTGGTTTGCCAAAAGATGCAAAAGAAAAGGTTGTTCAGGCATTAAAACAAGTTGGCTTGGAAGAACGAATGGACGATTATCCCGCAAAGCTTTCCGGCGGTCAGCAACAACGGGTAGCCTTGGCAAGGGCATTGGTCCATGACCCATCATTATTGCTGCTTGACGAACCATTAGGTGCACTGGATGCCCTTACCCGTATTGAAATGCAAGATCTGATTGAAGCGTTATGGAAAAAGAATAACTTTACATCCATTTTGGTAACCCATGATGTAGAAGAAGCAGTGTCCCTGGCTGATCGGGTTGTTCTCATTGAAAATGGTACCATCAGTCTGGATCAGGTAATCCATTTACCACGCCCAAGACAACGCAGCCATCCCGCCTTCACCATGTACATTGAGGAGATTTTAGGAAGAATCATGGAACACAAACAAGCCAAAGATTTTGTGATGTAG
- a CDS encoding DUF2512 family protein, protein MGHLKVLGIKFIVISIITFSTFGIFFQATLTNLLMLSLLVTGISYLVGDLFILRKFGNIAASIGDFALSFVSFWALGSFVMGASLPVTIISLMAAFFTSLCEPFIHAYIVERLSDDDVPDQLPATNQLQTEFAEETDPETLHTKKDRDN, encoded by the coding sequence ATGGGACATTTAAAAGTATTGGGTATCAAATTTATCGTGATTTCAATTATCACTTTCTCGACATTCGGCATATTTTTCCAAGCAACATTGACGAATTTATTAATGCTTAGTTTACTTGTAACCGGTATATCTTATCTAGTTGGTGATCTGTTTATCCTTAGAAAATTTGGTAATATCGCTGCCTCAATTGGGGATTTTGCATTATCATTTGTTTCATTCTGGGCATTGGGGAGCTTCGTAATGGGAGCAAGTCTACCCGTTACAATCATTTCGTTAATGGCCGCCTTTTTTACTTCCTTGTGTGAACCATTCATTCATGCTTATATTGTGGAACGTCTTTCAGATGATGACGTGCCTGATCAATTACCAGCCACCAACCAATTACAAACAGAATTTGCCGAAGAAACCGATCCCGAAACACTTCATACAAAAAAAGATCGAGATAATTAA
- a CDS encoding DUF3231 family protein encodes MGMLTNKPQEEPLHSGEVFHLWSYLHHTKTVLVTMQVLINHTGDNDLKVLLEDLQENIFTQEEQQVEEILKQTGIRLPPAPPDRPNVEVQDIPAGARFNDSEIAALAQKELMTGKISCSYIMGIAIREDIRTMYGEFHSQKEEYEVKLLQLSKEKGWLVSPPINLK; translated from the coding sequence ATGGGTATGTTAACCAACAAACCTCAGGAAGAACCACTTCATTCCGGTGAGGTTTTTCATTTATGGTCATATTTACATCATACAAAAACGGTTTTAGTAACAATGCAAGTTCTGATTAACCATACAGGTGACAACGATTTGAAAGTATTGCTCGAGGATTTGCAAGAGAATATCTTTACCCAGGAAGAGCAACAGGTTGAGGAAATTTTAAAGCAAACCGGAATTCGCTTACCACCAGCTCCACCGGATCGTCCTAATGTAGAAGTGCAAGATATTCCGGCTGGTGCCCGGTTTAATGATTCGGAGATTGCTGCACTTGCGCAGAAGGAATTAATGACCGGAAAAATATCGTGCAGCTACATTATGGGCATTGCTATTCGGGAAGATATTCGAACGATGTATGGTGAATTCCATTCCCAAAAAGAGGAATATGAAGTAAAACTATTACAACTTTCCAAAGAAAAAGGGTGGCTTGTTTCCCCACCAATTAATTTGAAATAA
- a CDS encoding YitT family protein: MKLFMLKNGLVLAGGAIQGMGMGLFLFPNSIPSGGAGGIAILLNYWFGISNGLALWIVNFSMLLLGIKYFGKAFVLWTIVGMTMTSVSIQFFEQYIQVPQRNIIFDLVLGSVFLGTGIGMLMRQDVSNGGVGVVAMIIASGREILPGKPLLYINCFIFILTAMMIDWKIILFAFSSQWISTKVVDYVCNLTFHQAYTLGWRKK; this comes from the coding sequence ATGAAATTATTCATGTTAAAAAATGGACTAGTTTTAGCTGGAGGAGCCATTCAGGGGATGGGGATGGGTCTGTTTTTGTTTCCTAATTCTATTCCTTCCGGTGGTGCCGGCGGGATTGCGATATTATTAAACTATTGGTTCGGTATTAGTAATGGCCTGGCACTTTGGATTGTCAATTTTTCCATGCTGTTGCTGGGTATTAAATATTTTGGAAAAGCGTTTGTGTTATGGACGATTGTCGGGATGACGATGACATCTGTTTCCATCCAGTTTTTTGAACAATATATACAAGTCCCGCAAAGAAATATCATATTTGACCTTGTCCTTGGCTCCGTTTTTCTTGGCACAGGGATTGGTATGCTAATGCGTCAAGATGTTTCCAATGGTGGTGTCGGTGTCGTTGCCATGATCATTGCTTCCGGACGGGAAATTCTGCCGGGAAAGCCATTGTTATATATTAATTGTTTCATTTTTATTTTAACCGCCATGATGATTGACTGGAAAATTATTTTGTTCGCATTTTCCAGCCAATGGATTTCAACCAAGGTTGTGGATTATGTCTGTAATTTAACATTCCATCAGGCATATACCCTTGGCTGGCGGAAAAAATAG